CGGAGACCAGCATGATGTTCATGATCACGATCCCGCCGACGACCAGCGACAGCGACACGAGTCCCGAGGCCGCCCCGAAGATGGCCGCGGAGATCTGCTTCCAGAAGCTGGTCAGCGACTCGGAGCTCTCCAGAGCGAAGTCATCCTCCTGGCCGGGCTTCAGGTGATGCCGCACCCGCATCACCATCCTGATCTCGTCCTTGAGCGCGGCGACGGCCGCTTCGTCCGCGCCCTCCACCGGGACGTCGACCGAGTCGAGGTTGCCGAACTGCTTCTGGTAGGCCGAGATGGGAATCGCGACGATCTTGTCCTGGCTCACTCCGAGCACCGCGCCCTGCTCCTTGGCGACGCCCAGGATCGTGTAGCTGGTCTCGTCGATCTTCACTTCCTTGCCGACCGGGTCGGCGCCCGCGAACAGCTTGTCGGCCACCTCGAACCCGAGCACCGCCACGTTCCGCGCCCGCTCCACCTCGGTGGTGGAGAAGAGCCTCCCCCGCTCCACCTCGAAATCGGCGGGGATCAGCACCGGCAGCCCTTGACCCTGGATCTCGACTTCATCGATGTAGCGCTCGCGGAACCGGACCTTGTGCGGGGAGGAGACGTGCGCCCCGATGAAGCGGGCGGAGACGACCGACCTCCGGACCTCCTCCTGGTCCTCCAGCGTGATCCGCCGGCGTTTGCGGATTTGATCCGCCGCCTCGTGGCTCGTGATGATGAAGGGCCCTTTCCGGAGCACAAACAGGTTCGCACCGAGTCCCGCGACCTTCTCCTCCACGTAACTGTTCATCCCCTGGATCACGGAGACAACCGCCACGATCGAGGTGATGGCGATGATGTTCCCCAGGACGGTCAGGAAGGAGCGGAGCTTGTTCGCCCAAAGGGCCTTCAGGGCGATGAGGAGGCCTTCCGAAAAGGGCATGGTCAGGCTTTCTGGCGGACGTCCGAGGCGATCTTTCCGTCGTGGATGGAGACGACCCGGTGGGCCCTTTCGGCGATCGTCTTCTCGTGGGTGACCACGATGATCGTCTGGCCTCCGGCGTGGAGCCGCTCGAAGAGGCGCAGGATCTCCTCCCCCGTCTTGCTGTCCAGGTTGCCCGTCGGCTCGTCGGCGAGGATCAGCGAGGGGTTGTTGATCAGGGCGCGGGCGATGGCGACGCGCTGGCGCTGCCCTCCCGACAGCTCGTTGGGGCGGTGGGTGGCGCGATCCTCCATCTCCACGCCGCGCAGGGCCTGGAGGGCCCGCTCGTGGCGCTCCTCCGCCCCCACGCCGCTGTAGACCAGCGGCAGCTCGACGTTGTGGAGCGCCGTGGCCCTCGGCAGGAGGTTGAAGGTCTGGAAGACAAAGCCGATCTCCCGGTTGCGGATCTCGGCGAGACGATCGTCGCCGAGGCGGCTCACCTCCTGGTCGTTCAAGAGGTAGGTGCCGCGCGTCGGGGAGTCGAGGCAGCCGAGGAGGTTCATCAAGGTCGTCTTCCCCGAGCCCGAAGGGCCGGTGATCGCCATGTACTCGTTGCGGCCGATCTCCAGATCGACGTCCCTGAGGGCGTAGATCTCCTCTCCGCCCACCTCGTAGCGTTTCGTCAGCTCGCGGGTCTGGATCAGCACCGGCTCACCCTTTCCGGGTCTCTTCCCCTTCCTTCTTCTTGGGGGTGTTGTCGACTTTCACGGGGTCCCCGTCCTTGAGGTCCCGGATCGCCTGGTAGGTTCCGGTGATCACCTCGTCTCCTGCCTTCAGGCCGTCCAGGACCTCGAAGAACCGCTCTCCGCTGATGCCCGTCTTCACCGTGACGAAATGAGCCACCCCGTCGCGGACCACGAAGGCCCCCTCCTTTTCGAGCTCGCCGCGTGATTTCTCTTCATCCGAAGCATCGGCGGAAGCGTCGGAGGAAGCCTCGTCGGCTGAAGCATCGGCGGAAGCGCCCGAGGACGAGCCGGCGGTCTGCCGCGCCGGCTTCGGGGAACCCGGACCGGAAGCGGCGCGCACGCCGCCGGCATCCCCGCCGGCGCCGGCCGCCGCCTTCTCCTTCGGCAGCGTCCGGATCGTCATCGATTGGATCGGGACCGCCAGGCTGCGATCCCGGACGGCGGTGACGATGTCGGCCGAGCAGGAAAGGGCCGGCTTGATCCCCGGCACCTTCTCGCGCAGCGCCAGGGTCACGCGGAAGTTCGTCGTCTGTTCCGTCGCGGCGGCGCTCGAGGCGGCCACGGCGCTGTTTCCCACCTTGACCACCTCGGCCTTGAATTTTTTGCCGGGAAAGGCGTCGATCGACACGGTCGCCGGCTGGCCGATCCGGATCCCCACCACGTCGGTCTCGTCCACGTCGATCTCCGCCTCGATCTCGGAGAGATCGGCGATCGTCATCAGGACGGTCCCGGGGTTGTTCATCGTCCCGGTCACGACGTTCTCCCCTTCCTCGATGTTCATGACGGTGATGAGTCCTGCCAGAGGTGAGCGGAACGTGACCTGCGAGAGCATGTGGCTCGCGCTTCTCAGATTGGCCTCCAGCCTCTCGACCTCCCGCTCGGCGGCGTGGGTGCGCGCCGTCTCCACCTGGACGCTGGTCTTCGCCCGATCGATGTCCTGGTCGGTGGCCAGGTCGTGCTTCTTCAGCTCGGTGAGCCGCCGCAGCTCCAGCTGCGACTGGTCCAGGCTGGCGTGCGACTGAGCCAGGGCCGCGTTCCCCGCGGCGATCGAAGCCTTCAGTGCCGCGACCTCGGCGGCCAGGGGCGCCGGATCGATCTGCAGGAGAAACTGGCCTTCGGTGACCAGGTCTCCCTCGGCGACCGCCAGCTTCGTCACCTTGCCGATCGTGCTGGCGCTGATGTTCACCTGCTTCTTCGGCTTGATCTTCCCCGAGGCGGTGACGATCGACTTCAAGCGGCGGTATTCGATCTTCTCCGTCTGGACGGTGACCTTCTTCTTCCGATCGAACTTGAGGTTGACCACGACGAGGGCCCCGACCACCAGGACGACGCCCGCGGCGATGGCGATCTTCGTTTTTCCTGACATCGTTCCTCGCTGTAAGGACGGGTGCGTCCTTTCAGGACAGCACCTGCCAGATGACGGCGATGATCAGGGAGATGGACAGATAGAGGGAAAAGAGCACCGTTGCCGACTTCTTTGTGCTCAGGTTGTTCAGGATTCCCATGCCGATCGAAAGAACTCCCAGCTGCCACAGCACGAAGACGTCGATGCACCGGAAGAACTTGTACGCGAAGGAGGCCTCGTCCAGGAAGGGCAGGAACGCCGTCAGCGTGGTGGAGGCCCTGACGCTCTGCTTTAGATAGATCACGGCCACCGTGACCAGCCCTCCGATCAGGCCGATCAGTCCGACGTGACAGTAGGCGGCGAAGGTCTGCTTGAAGGTCCCCTCCCCCCCCAGGCCGATGCTGAAGATCAGGTAGACGAGCCCGGCCAGCAGGAGCGTGGCGACGGGCGTGAAGACCACGATGCTCGCCGGCCAAAAGTAGCGCGTGACGGCCACCTGCTTGTCGACGGTTTCCGGAGGGATTTGCCGGCCCGCCTTCTCATTCGCCTCCTGCATCTGCTGGCGAAGCGCCGTTGCGCCCTCCGGGGTCACGAAGAGGACGCCGTAGAGGCCCGCGAGCAGCAACGTGACGACGAGAAGCGGAGCCAGCCACGCCGGCCGCCGCTTCATCTCCTCGAAGACTCGGGATGGCGCCGTGAAGATTCCGACGGCCCTCGCCGGGAAGCTCATCGCCTGGCGCGGCTCGGTTTCGGCCGCGGCCTGCACCTGGACGTCCGTCATCTCCCTCCTCCCTCGGGCCGGCCTCTCCCGCGGCACCGGCCGTTACCGGAGAGCCACTCGTGCAAATGTACGCGGGAAGATCGGCGCTGTTTCACAGGAATTTACGGCAGGGTTTCGCCGGCGGCGCCAGACTTGTGACTCCGAAATGGCGTTAACATCGAGGCCGCCGAGGCGACCGGATCGCAAGACGCGCCGAAGTACCGCGTACCCAACGCGGTACGCAAACGAGGCGCAACGCGGCGAGCCGGGATGCATCGCCTGCCGAATTAGGGCCGGTTTGGACCCGGCGGCGGGAACCCGCCGCGGGTCAACCCGTCTCATGTAGCGCGATTTCGGAGACGCGACACCTAAGTCGCGTCCTCTCCCCC
The DNA window shown above is from Candidatus Polarisedimenticolia bacterium and carries:
- a CDS encoding ABC transporter permease gives rise to the protein MPFSEGLLIALKALWANKLRSFLTVLGNIIAITSIVAVVSVIQGMNSYVEEKVAGLGANLFVLRKGPFIITSHEAADQIRKRRRITLEDQEEVRRSVVSARFIGAHVSSPHKVRFRERYIDEVEIQGQGLPVLIPADFEVERGRLFSTTEVERARNVAVLGFEVADKLFAGADPVGKEVKIDETSYTILGVAKEQGAVLGVSQDKIVAIPISAYQKQFGNLDSVDVPVEGADEAAVAALKDEIRMVMRVRHHLKPGQEDDFALESSESLTSFWKQISAAIFGAASGLVSLSLVVGGIVIMNIMLVSVTERTKEIGIRKALGAKRRHILWQFLIESIALSTLGGILGVLAGYGLCLLIRALTPLPTSMSPYSIVLALGIVFVVGLVFGIYPANRAARLDPIEALRYE
- a CDS encoding ABC transporter ATP-binding protein, producing MLIQTRELTKRYEVGGEEIYALRDVDLEIGRNEYMAITGPSGSGKTTLMNLLGCLDSPTRGTYLLNDQEVSRLGDDRLAEIRNREIGFVFQTFNLLPRATALHNVELPLVYSGVGAEERHERALQALRGVEMEDRATHRPNELSGGQRQRVAIARALINNPSLILADEPTGNLDSKTGEEILRLFERLHAGGQTIIVVTHEKTIAERAHRVVSIHDGKIASDVRQKA
- a CDS encoding efflux RND transporter periplasmic adaptor subunit, which translates into the protein MSGKTKIAIAAGVVLVVGALVVVNLKFDRKKKVTVQTEKIEYRRLKSIVTASGKIKPKKQVNISASTIGKVTKLAVAEGDLVTEGQFLLQIDPAPLAAEVAALKASIAAGNAALAQSHASLDQSQLELRRLTELKKHDLATDQDIDRAKTSVQVETARTHAAEREVERLEANLRSASHMLSQVTFRSPLAGLITVMNIEEGENVVTGTMNNPGTVLMTIADLSEIEAEIDVDETDVVGIRIGQPATVSIDAFPGKKFKAEVVKVGNSAVAASSAAATEQTTNFRVTLALREKVPGIKPALSCSADIVTAVRDRSLAVPIQSMTIRTLPKEKAAAGAGGDAGGVRAASGPGSPKPARQTAGSSSGASADASADEASSDASADASDEEKSRGELEKEGAFVVRDGVAHFVTVKTGISGERFFEVLDGLKAGDEVITGTYQAIRDLKDGDPVKVDNTPKKKEGEETRKG
- a CDS encoding Yip1 family protein; amino-acid sequence: MTDVQVQAAAETEPRQAMSFPARAVGIFTAPSRVFEEMKRRPAWLAPLLVVTLLLAGLYGVLFVTPEGATALRQQMQEANEKAGRQIPPETVDKQVAVTRYFWPASIVVFTPVATLLLAGLVYLIFSIGLGGEGTFKQTFAAYCHVGLIGLIGGLVTVAVIYLKQSVRASTTLTAFLPFLDEASFAYKFFRCIDVFVLWQLGVLSIGMGILNNLSTKKSATVLFSLYLSISLIIAVIWQVLS